A window of Apium graveolens cultivar Ventura unplaced genomic scaffold, ASM990537v1 ctg420, whole genome shotgun sequence contains these coding sequences:
- the LOC141701597 gene encoding auxin efflux carrier component 5-like, whose translation MHSCNMLWLHFEMPSIMEECILIVSKAAVGTYMFCLGLFMAINKKIDENWSIGVPITGILWRFIMGPICWGLACLYLGLDGEVLKATIIQATLPPAYLSFYYAQEYRIDIDCISHG comes from the exons ATGCACTCCTGCAACATGCTTTG GTTGCATTTTGAGATGCCAAGCATTATGGAGGAATGTATTTTGATTGTGTCGAAAGCAGCTGTGGGCACTTACATGTTCTGCTTGG GTTTATTCATGGCAATTAATAAAAAGATAGATGAAAATTGGTCGATTGGAGTCCCTATTACCGGCATCCTTTGGAGGTTTATCATGGGACCAATTTGTTGGGGCCTTGCCTGTCTTTATTTAGGATTAGATGGTGAAGTGTTAAAGGCAACAATAATCCAG GCGACACTTCCTCCAGCATATTTATCTTTCTATTATGCTCAAGAATATAGAATAGATATCGATTGCATTAGCCATGGGTAA